The Fusarium musae strain F31 chromosome 10, whole genome shotgun sequence DNA window ACGTAGCAGAGTTGATGCTGCAAGAGGCGCTACTGCTGGCCGTCCCTACTACTACTGTCAAGCCGGCCATAAACGCCGGTTTATCACCTGGGATGACATGCTGGGCATTTCCTCTACCAACCCCCGATGTCGATGTGGTCATCACAGTCGACGAAACGAAGGCAATGGGCCCGTGCCAAGTGCATGGTACAACTGCTCTTCACGACGATGCTCCTTCAATCAGAacatcgacgatgatgatgttgatgagtctCCCCACTCTAGCCCTTCGAGCTGGAAGGGTAGTACCGCTTCCTACACCACTGCCGGGTATGTATCCCATTGGAATTATATGATAGGCGATTTAACAATGTGCAGTTCGGCCTACAGTGGGCATGGCAGAAAGACTTCCACCGGAGAGAACGACAGCgcgcttcttgacaagatgaatGCCATGAgtgtcaagattgaggagcTCGAGACTAACCTTGCTTCTCGGCAGTCAGCCAACGCAAGGTCTTTCGACGACAACTGTTCTGTGCATGGACATGGACGCCGCTCGCTGTTCAGAGGTCGACGCTGCATCTGTACTTAGGGTTGGCATCTTGGTCCCTCATTTTGCTCCTGTtgtcttctttgtcttgttaTTTGTCTTGTCACTTTTCCTTGGATATCTTACCGCAACGCCACATTCCTTTGCAGCTCTTTTATGGGATCCTGGGTTACCCGAATGATTGTACGGGGCGGTGCACCCTAGATTACACACTATTAGCTGCTACTAAAACCATTCATTTGATTGTTAGTCGTAGATGAATGTTTGTTATTGTACCTCAACCCATGAAAGCTTTTTTCGAACTCAAACTACGTTGTGAACCAAAAGAAGTAGATGAAATTGGAGGCACTAGACATACATTACGTTTTCGTGATAGACTCAAAATACAGGTCGCGGTTGTGCTCCGATATTGGAGCTCTATTCACGGTATGGGTCTGGGATCATATTAGAATTCACGGCTTGCAGATCTTGATCTAGTGAGCGAAAGAGAGGAATTTAATAAGTCTGTGCGATTGGTAGACAACAAAATTCCGGCCTCGCTCATCTGTCCAGGACGTCGAAGTGTTCCCCAGTCCCCAGCCGTGGCCTGACTGCGCAGCCAGTTGGTGGTTTTGCCACCTGTTACCGCCCATAGGTCGTACGCAACCCCTCACTAATCATTAATCGTTTATTTCTGGTGATGCTAGTTTTGCTACCAAAATAAAACTACAATGGCGCCCTCCGTATTTCTCATTAGACACGGTAAGTTGGGCTAACAAGCCCATAGCATTGTTGTTTCTCGTGCTAATTGGTCTCTCCCGAAAACAGGACAGACAGAATGGTCAAAGGCCGGGAAGTATACTGGAAGAACAGATATAGAGCTCACAGACTCTGGGAAGAAGGAGGCAACGGCTCTCGGAGACAGCTTTTTCGGATTTAACAAACTGATAAATCCGTCACACCTCACGCACGCCTTTGTCAGCCCAAGAATCCGAGCCAGAGAAACGTTTGAGCTCGTTACTGAGAAGCACCCAGAATTGAGGCAAAGAACTACATTTACGGAGAATTTAAGAGAATGGGACCATGGGGACTACGAAGGAATGACGACCCAACAGATTAGAGATTTAAGAGCTGAGAAGGGACTCAACCCATCGTCAGAGTGGTCAATCTGGGCTGGTGGGTGTGAGGGTGGAGAGTATGATTGCATCTCCTTCTATTTAAGCATCGCTAATTCTTGCTTCGTGTTTTCAGATCAGTACAAGACATTGAAATACGTGCAAATGATGTGATCTCTTGTATCCGAGACATCCAAAAAGACTACATAGATCATGAGAATGGTGGAAATGTCATGGTTGTACGTTATTGCTACCTGAGGGCAGCATTCGTGCCTTGAAGGGTCTTCTTATCCCTGGTTGTCTGTATAACGTTAGGCTAATTTAAAGCAGGTTGGGCATGGGACTTTCCTTCGATGTCTGTGGAAAGTCTGGGTACATCTCCCGGTTGATTCGCCCATCAATATCCAATTCGACACTGGTTCCGTTGCCACGCTGAGGTATGCAATGACATCGCTTACGATTTTGGTTATGTAGATACTGACACTTAAAAGCTATGAGGATAATAACATTAACAGTCGAACAGCCATAATCGGTCTTAAAATACCTTCCGCCAGTTGAGGTTTGTCTTTTAATGAGCTGTATCTTCACAAAGGGGGGCATCCGCTTCAACCAAATGATGCGACACGGAATAGGCTGGAATACGCCACAATAAGGATTGATTGAACAATTACTAAACTTCGGGGGTTTGTGAATGCCATTTGACTAGTACATTCAAAGAACGAGAGGTCTATGCCTTATGCAACAGCCATGGACTGTAATTACTAGACTGGCGCGATCCTGCCGTAATACAACTCTTCGCCGTGCATcggatcaagaagatctaCTAATGTCCCTTTACCCTCCAGAACCTCCAAGATCTGATCCTCTACAAATGGATTGTCCCCATGGTGATAGACGTAGTCCATAGCCGCATGACTCAAGTCCATAGCAGCGCCATTAATCAATGATTCATTCTCAACAACTAATACAATAAGCTTCGGCCGATTGCCCGCCGGCCTCTCTCTCCACCCTGAATTACAGCGCATATCCTGTAATAGATCCCTGTAAGTTCCCTCGCGGGGCAGGAAGCTGAGGAAACTTAGCTCCAGCGACTCGAGTGACGATGGAAGTGTAGAAATAAAGGCCATGACATCTTTCTGTCTGACAAAAGACCTAGAAAGCGCAAAGCGACGTATATTAGACCACGCGTTGATGGGAAACATGCTCTGCAGAGGCATACCGTTCTGCGCGTAGTCTATAAATTGGTGCCATGTTCTGTGCTGAAGGGGAATGCGAGTATCAAAACGAAGATCCTGCAAGTTCGTTGCTTTACTCAGAGCTCTAAAGAGGTGGCCTAATCGGAAAGAGGGCCAGTTGTGCTTGGACTCTTCACCGCAAGCGAATGATAACTCCAAGCGTGTGAGCGGAGGGTGACTTAGAATAGTGACAAGTTCGCGATACTCCTCGCCCACTGGATTGTTAAATATATGGCAATTCATTCCTGTCCAAAACTGCCGACCTTCCGCAACGAACTCGGAGAGGCCAAACCCCGGGTTCTCACGAATATGGTGGGCGATCTCTTTCGTGACGACACAGAATCCACGCCATTCTTGTTTAGATATTTCATCCCAAGGGGTAAGGGAGTAGTCTCCCAGTAGGTCTGGTTTGGGCCAGCAACGTTCCAGAGGGTATATCAGACCTTTGGGGAAAGATCTGATAGTAGGTGTGGGATACAAAGGCCTTCCTAGAATGCCATGAGCAGCAGGACTCAGAGTAACTGTTTTCAGGTTTGGAAACCGCCAAAGACCATATCTTAGAGCGTCAGCGTCGCGACCTGACGCAAGCACTTCATCTTGCTGCGATTTAAGCTTGCAATGTACTTCCCATGATTCACGCATGGTGCAGCGAGTCTTGAAAGCTTCCTTGACGTGAGGGATATAATCATTCTCCCCTTCTTCAGCGTCAATGCCTCTGACAATGGAATTGTAAGCCGCTCTAAACCAGTAGAGTGGAGTTGTGGGGTCATCATATTCTTCAATTATATC harbors:
- a CDS encoding hypothetical protein (EggNog:ENOG41); the protein is MEAYYPSQHTSSPQFPLSRVPDCPLCPNTPKRSRVDAARGATAGRPYYYCQAGHKRRFITWDDMLGISSTNPRCRCGHHSRRNEGNGPVPSAWYNCSSRRCSFNQNIDDDDVDESPHSSPSSWKGSTASYTTAGSAYSGHGRKTSTGENDSALLDKMNAMSVKIEELETNLASRQSANARSFDDNCSVHGHGRRSLFRGRRCICT